The Tenacibaculum jejuense genome includes a window with the following:
- a CDS encoding Lrp/AsnC family transcriptional regulator produces the protein MIDDIDTQILKALEKDARLSFAEIGRLINLSASAARERILKMEDVGLIKKYTIEIDHSQLGYDLEVFILVKVFHGKLRSFLDAIPTIPEIKKAHRITGNQNVHVKAMLKNQLHLQQLIDQLMPFGDTHTLLVLSDVLEKK, from the coding sequence ATGATTGATGATATAGATACGCAAATTTTAAAAGCTTTAGAAAAAGATGCACGACTTTCTTTTGCGGAAATAGGCCGTTTAATTAATCTTTCTGCATCTGCGGCAAGAGAACGTATTTTAAAAATGGAAGATGTAGGTTTAATTAAAAAATACACGATTGAAATTGATCATTCTCAGTTGGGTTATGACTTAGAAGTGTTTATTTTGGTAAAAGTATTTCACGGAAAACTTCGTTCGTTTTTAGATGCAATTCCAACGATTCCAGAAATTAAAAAAGCACACAGAATTACTGGAAATCAGAACGTACATGTAAAAGCAATGCTCAAAAACCAGTTGCATTTACAACAATTAATCGATCAATTAATGCCGTTTGGTGATACGCATACTTTGTTGGTACTATCGGATGTATTGGAGAAAAAATAA
- a CDS encoding aminotransferase class I/II-fold pyridoxal phosphate-dependent enzyme encodes MKINDFKLERYFAQHEFTAKYLLSSSDCDGYELNYILENASKEELKLWENLKLGYTESEGNPLLREAILQHYNLNSIENVVVATPGELNFISMNVLLNATDHAITVSPCYQSLSEVVKSIHCELSFWKPNSEDWTFNTEDLEQLIQRNTKLIILNFPHNPTGSYLTKHQLNEIVAIARKHDIYIFSDEMYHKLIHEDTEELQPICDLYEKGISLWGTSKTFGLAGLRTGWLVSQDKSFLQKVVAFKDYLSICNSAPSEILSIMALNNINAFLEPNLKKINSNIAVFSEFVDQQNVITNFVPPKAGSTSFVQLNIDNSALEFSNTLVKETGIMTVPSEMFEYEGKYIRIGFGRANFPEIIAVLDHYLKKIRNGSN; translated from the coding sequence ATGAAAATAAACGATTTTAAACTCGAGCGTTACTTTGCCCAACACGAGTTTACGGCAAAGTACTTACTATCTAGCTCTGATTGCGACGGCTATGAATTGAATTATATACTAGAAAATGCTTCTAAAGAAGAACTAAAACTATGGGAAAATTTAAAATTAGGATATACTGAAAGTGAAGGCAATCCACTTTTACGAGAAGCTATACTTCAACATTATAATTTAAATTCTATAGAAAATGTTGTCGTGGCAACACCTGGTGAATTAAATTTCATCAGTATGAATGTTTTATTAAATGCAACAGATCATGCTATTACAGTTTCACCATGTTACCAATCGTTATCAGAAGTGGTGAAATCTATTCATTGTGAACTTTCATTTTGGAAACCTAATTCTGAAGATTGGACTTTCAACACGGAAGATTTAGAACAACTCATTCAGAGAAACACCAAACTGATTATTCTAAATTTCCCGCATAATCCTACAGGAAGTTATTTAACCAAACATCAACTAAACGAAATAGTTGCTATTGCTAGAAAGCACGATATCTATATCTTTTCAGATGAAATGTATCATAAATTGATTCATGAAGATACGGAAGAATTACAACCTATTTGTGATCTTTACGAAAAAGGGATTAGTCTTTGGGGCACATCAAAAACTTTTGGTTTAGCTGGTTTACGAACAGGTTGGCTAGTAAGTCAAGACAAATCTTTCTTACAGAAAGTTGTAGCGTTTAAAGATTACCTAAGTATTTGTAATAGTGCGCCTAGTGAAATTTTATCCATAATGGCTTTAAATAATATCAATGCATTCTTAGAACCAAATCTTAAAAAAATCAATAGTAACATTGCTGTTTTTAGTGAGTTTGTTGATCAGCAAAATGTAATCACAAACTTCGTTCCGCCAAAAGCAGGTTCAACATCTTTTGTTCAGCTTAATATTGATAATTCTGCTTTAGAATTTAGTAATACACTAGTAAAAGAAACTGGAATTATGACTGTTCCTTCGGAAATGTTTGAATACGAAGGTAAATACATAAGAATAGGATTTGGAAGAGCTAATTTCCCTGAAATTATAGCGGTTTTAGATCATTATTTGAAAAAAATTAGAAATGGAAGCAACTGA
- a CDS encoding DmpA family aminopeptidase, which translates to MITRKIVFVVFALISNYLFSQDKRARDYGIEIGILKPGKLNAITDVKGVKVGHTTIIKGDRIRTGVTAILPHSGNIFQLKVPAAIYLGNGFGKLAGYSQVKELGNIETPIILTNTLSVPEASNALITYTLQQKGNEDIHSVNSIVGETNDGWLNDIRGRHVKEKHVLDAIQNAKSGAIKEGNVGAGTGTVCFQYKGGIGTSSRIIPEKFGAYTVGVLVQTNYGGVLQINGVPIGKELDNYPRNYKYDVDGSCMIVVMTDAPLSSRNLERLAKRGMMGLARTGGIASNSSGDYVIAVSTAKDNFIPHHKNSPLIATKELENGAMTPLFLAVIEATEEAIINSLFAAKTMTGRKNHERKSIPINDIIKIMKKYNRIHPTN; encoded by the coding sequence ATGATTACTAGAAAAATAGTATTTGTAGTTTTTGCCTTAATTTCAAACTATTTGTTTTCTCAAGATAAGAGAGCTAGAGACTACGGAATTGAAATTGGTATTTTAAAACCTGGTAAATTAAACGCTATTACAGATGTTAAAGGAGTTAAAGTTGGACATACCACAATAATAAAAGGAGATCGAATTAGAACAGGAGTTACGGCCATACTTCCTCATTCGGGAAATATATTTCAATTAAAAGTTCCTGCTGCAATTTATTTAGGAAATGGCTTTGGCAAGTTAGCTGGATATAGCCAAGTAAAAGAATTAGGAAATATTGAAACTCCCATCATTTTAACAAATACATTAAGCGTTCCAGAAGCTTCAAATGCTTTAATAACTTACACTTTACAACAAAAAGGAAATGAAGATATACATTCCGTTAATTCAATTGTTGGTGAAACTAATGACGGATGGCTAAATGATATCAGAGGAAGACATGTAAAAGAAAAACACGTTTTAGATGCAATTCAAAATGCAAAAAGTGGAGCAATAAAAGAAGGTAATGTTGGTGCCGGAACTGGAACAGTTTGTTTTCAATACAAAGGAGGCATTGGAACATCTTCTCGAATTATACCTGAAAAGTTTGGAGCCTACACAGTTGGCGTATTGGTACAAACTAATTATGGAGGTGTTCTTCAAATAAATGGAGTTCCTATAGGAAAAGAACTAGATAATTATCCTAGAAATTACAAATATGATGTTGATGGTTCTTGTATGATAGTAGTAATGACAGATGCTCCTCTAAGTTCTAGAAATTTAGAACGACTAGCAAAAAGAGGTATGATGGGACTGGCAAGAACTGGAGGAATTGCATCAAACAGTAGTGGAGATTATGTTATAGCAGTATCTACAGCTAAAGATAATTTTATTCCTCACCATAAAAACTCTCCATTAATAGCAACTAAAGAATTAGAAAATGGAGCTATGACTCCACTATTTTTGGCTGTTATAGAGGCTACTGAAGAAGCTATTATCAACTCTTTATTTGCTGCCAAAACAATGACTGGTAGAAAAAATCATGAAAGGAAATCTATTCCTATAAATGATATAATTAAAATAATGAAAAAATACAACAGAATACATCCAACGAACTAA
- a CDS encoding GTP pyrophosphokinase translates to MGLSNELNSFLEEYKEYETNILEPTANEINTCLRKMEQPEFWSHYMTSKGIATPSPIRQTMLRIKNPDKVVEKIFRKPEFFPDNLSFKSLKNMHDTIGVRIIVYFTSQLSLIDKELRNSSFFEIDNETPPEAFFEPEKLARLGLSHIENKHKDSGYSSIHYMVRLKDSKIPFNERPVFEIQVRTLAQELWSELEHVLSYKPETRPHFSAKRRFQILSREISVVDEHFNLLYEELIHNQKNNAYDVSDILTFENTPKVLSEVGIQCALTDLNPILKTLFSREITTIEEFFKIATPLRLVTIRNNYVSLTGHAPTSIEMVSTLSILKDVTSKDAEIERIKSHIHYLGTVED, encoded by the coding sequence ATGGGACTATCAAATGAATTGAATAGTTTTCTTGAGGAATACAAAGAATACGAAACAAACATATTGGAGCCAACAGCTAATGAAATTAACACCTGTTTAAGGAAAATGGAACAACCTGAATTTTGGAGCCATTATATGACTAGCAAGGGAATAGCAACACCATCGCCAATTAGACAAACTATGTTACGTATTAAAAACCCTGACAAGGTTGTTGAAAAAATATTTCGAAAGCCAGAGTTTTTCCCAGATAATTTATCATTTAAAAGTCTTAAAAACATGCACGATACTATTGGAGTTAGAATTATCGTGTATTTTACCTCTCAATTATCTTTAATTGATAAAGAACTTAGGAATTCAAGTTTCTTCGAAATCGATAATGAAACTCCTCCTGAAGCCTTTTTTGAACCAGAAAAACTCGCTAGATTAGGGTTATCACATATTGAAAATAAACATAAAGACAGTGGATATTCATCTATTCATTATATGGTTCGACTAAAGGATAGTAAGATTCCCTTTAATGAGCGTCCTGTGTTTGAAATACAAGTTAGAACACTTGCACAAGAATTATGGAGCGAATTAGAACATGTACTTTCATATAAACCTGAAACAAGACCTCATTTTTCTGCAAAACGCAGATTTCAAATACTAAGCAGAGAGATTTCGGTAGTTGACGAACATTTTAATTTATTGTATGAAGAACTCATACATAATCAAAAAAATAATGCTTACGATGTTTCAGATATTCTAACTTTCGAAAATACTCCAAAAGTTTTATCTGAAGTTGGTATTCAATGTGCACTAACTGATTTGAATCCAATTTTAAAAACACTGTTTAGTAGAGAAATAACAACAATTGAAGAGTTTTTTAAAATTGCAACACCTTTACGGTTAGTTACAATTAGGAATAATTATGTTTCTTTAACGGGGCACGCTCCAACTAGTATCGAAATGGTATCTACACTTTCCATTCTAAAAGATGTAACTTCTAAAGATGCAGAAATTGAACGGATAAAATCTCATATTCATTATTTAGGAACTGTGGAAGATTAA
- a CDS encoding DUF2515 family protein, producing the protein MNTTAKYSFNLPPETEVILRNRTITTYYAQLYKNEPNLYKWAGMAAFASFHIGTKLKLWDWENTPLKTFSNACKKKNRTIEDDFQIIRIINNKIFTEIGSIHLAFSQLEFDIFKNQLIQTKKNEIIIEAFNKLNEARTRLNAGETTEVVEKLIWEANIEILWHEQLFVVQPMFDKLSNTFSNLMSLIASFDYHINHKKTSWKLASRFIIFMFTKGLITLSKNYFIPNITHFEQRWSWISKDILAKWQALESNQIAIQEEISFLTQLEDRQLKLYKLKT; encoded by the coding sequence TTGAATACTACTGCTAAATATAGTTTTAATCTACCACCAGAAACTGAAGTAATTCTTAGAAATCGCACAATCACAACATACTACGCTCAATTATACAAAAATGAGCCCAACTTATATAAATGGGCAGGAATGGCGGCTTTTGCTTCTTTTCATATTGGAACAAAATTAAAGTTATGGGACTGGGAAAATACTCCTTTAAAAACCTTCTCTAATGCTTGTAAAAAAAAGAATAGAACGATCGAAGATGACTTCCAAATCATCCGAATCATTAACAATAAAATCTTTACAGAAATTGGATCCATTCATTTGGCATTTAGCCAGCTGGAATTTGATATATTCAAAAATCAACTCATACAAACTAAAAAAAATGAAATTATCATTGAAGCTTTCAACAAGTTAAATGAAGCTAGAACTAGATTAAATGCTGGAGAAACAACAGAAGTTGTTGAGAAATTGATTTGGGAAGCCAATATAGAAATTTTATGGCATGAACAGCTGTTCGTAGTACAACCAATGTTCGACAAGCTTAGTAATACATTTTCAAATTTAATGTCTCTTATTGCAAGTTTTGATTATCATATTAATCACAAAAAAACAAGTTGGAAATTAGCATCAAGGTTTATAATATTTATGTTTACGAAAGGGTTAATTACGCTTTCTAAAAATTACTTTATACCTAACATTACCCATTTCGAACAACGATGGTCATGGATTTCAAAAGATATCTTAGCAAAATGGCAAGCTTTAGAAAGCAATCAGATCGCTATTCAGGAAGAAATAAGCTTTTTAACACAATTAGAAGATAGACAGCTTAAATTATATAAACTTAAAACGTAA
- a CDS encoding lysozyme inhibitor LprI family protein translates to MKYILTFLFLLISFFITAQREVNKTDILRFNKEIDDEIITLKDSLANSKNYVSQIDLEFKLDVYRIEKFASKKINVDNTTMGMTKAIFELEKEYDKLLNKYYQILLKKLKPEDYEKLKMSQRNWISFRDSERALIGIVSQEKYSGGGTIQKNIRASRICEITRKRVYEIKEHIDQFSE, encoded by the coding sequence ATGAAATATATATTAACTTTTTTATTTCTGTTAATTTCATTTTTTATAACTGCTCAAAGAGAAGTTAATAAAACAGATATTTTAAGGTTTAATAAAGAAATTGATGATGAAATTATTACACTGAAAGATTCTTTAGCTAACTCAAAAAATTATGTATCTCAAATTGATTTAGAGTTTAAACTTGATGTTTATAGAATTGAGAAGTTCGCCAGCAAAAAAATTAATGTTGATAATACAACAATGGGAATGACTAAAGCTATATTTGAATTAGAAAAAGAGTACGATAAATTATTAAATAAATATTATCAAATTCTTTTAAAAAAACTTAAGCCTGAGGATTACGAAAAACTTAAAATGTCTCAAAGAAACTGGATATCATTTAGAGATAGTGAAAGGGCTTTGATAGGAATTGTTTCTCAAGAAAAATATTCTGGAGGAGGAACTATTCAAAAAAATATTAGAGCAAGTCGAATATGTGAAATTACAAGAAAAAGAGTTTATGAAATTAAAGAACATATTGACCAGTTTTCTGAATAA
- a CDS encoding leucine-rich repeat domain-containing protein — MNIYKLTFLFFISNSLFACKIKDNLSYIEFTTNSTILEELVFYIKTKEKSIWVDANNNLTKDESEVIEINAPDKRTAIRVKVKDRVFRVYGKIFFLACPRYMELENLDVSHNTNLSYLYLDSHDQLRNLDVSENTELEFLYCSRNGIQNLDVSHNLKLKTLICSSNNLDSLNISENMGLIKLECNNNFIDNLDVSNNINMRHLNCSETGISSLDLTKNKNLEYLYCENINLTKLDVSLLSKLSVLRCGGNKLTTLDVSKNTKLFDLECYVNKLSNLDISKNTLVKHLDCAFNELTSLDLSNNKNLEEIDCSNNQLTTLDVSLNTKLEVELKCAHNQLEELDLSQNPKISELDCSYNNLKSLDVSVMVDLFTSNFIGNKNMSCIKINKKQKKDLENDENDWIKNDKAFYSLNCK, encoded by the coding sequence ATGAATATATACAAATTAACATTCTTATTTTTTATTTCTAATTCATTATTTGCTTGTAAAATAAAAGACAACCTGTCTTACATAGAGTTTACAACCAATTCTACAATACTTGAAGAATTAGTGTTTTATATAAAAACTAAAGAAAAAAGTATATGGGTAGATGCTAATAATAATTTAACAAAAGACGAAAGTGAGGTTATAGAAATTAATGCCCCTGACAAAAGAACTGCAATTAGAGTCAAAGTAAAAGATAGAGTTTTTCGTGTTTATGGAAAAATATTTTTTTTAGCATGTCCTCGTTATATGGAATTGGAAAATTTAGATGTTTCGCATAATACAAATTTATCATATCTATATCTTGATTCACATGACCAATTGCGAAATTTAGATGTCTCGGAAAATACAGAATTAGAGTTTTTATATTGTTCGAGGAATGGTATACAAAATTTAGATGTTTCACATAATTTAAAATTAAAAACATTAATTTGTAGTTCTAATAACCTAGACAGCTTAAATATTTCAGAGAATATGGGTTTAATAAAATTAGAATGCAATAATAACTTTATCGATAATTTAGATGTTTCTAATAATATAAATATGAGACATTTAAATTGTAGTGAGACAGGTATAAGCAGTTTAGATCTAACTAAAAATAAGAATTTAGAGTATTTATATTGTGAAAATATAAATTTAACAAAGTTAGATGTTTCACTACTTAGTAAATTAAGCGTGTTAAGATGTGGAGGAAATAAATTGACTACTTTAGATGTATCAAAAAACACCAAGCTATTTGATTTAGAATGTTATGTAAACAAATTATCAAACTTAGATATTTCAAAAAACACATTAGTAAAACACTTAGATTGTGCATTTAATGAACTGACTTCTTTAGATTTGTCTAATAATAAAAATTTAGAAGAAATAGATTGTTCAAATAATCAATTAACTACTTTAGATGTATCGTTAAATACAAAATTAGAGGTTGAATTAAAATGTGCACATAATCAATTAGAAGAATTAGATCTCTCGCAAAACCCTAAAATTTCAGAATTGGATTGTTCATATAACAACTTAAAAAGCTTGGATGTATCAGTAATGGTAGATTTATTTACATCTAATTTTATTGGAAATAAAAACATGTCTTGTATAAAAATAAATAAAAAACAAAAAAAAGATTTGGAAAATGATGAAAACGACTGGATTAAAAATGATAAAGCATTTTATAGCCTGAATTGTAAATAA
- a CDS encoding 2OG-Fe(II) oxygenase — MINNNALAQARALTLPSREAMLKRDASVSEFWNNNRKLLEDAWVAWEIENKDNLLVPDETLLDPKLRKAINDAWKNPEKENAVADLWEEIIPGVYTVQFFDVERLAEFRNYLEAVVNSQIPARPPYGIQLNRYGIMLDQRSEGHLAAANFQAFYNEIMDRYMRPIARLLLGTYGYDNQTFGFSIQYNPDKDKDLHPHTDASAATLNININLPEEKFTGSQVDFHDKSTGKVVRTVFEPGKAIIHRGNVPHATHPITSGQRNNLVVWLYGDRMQIPRGNASSYGNFGNSVSTDNTPENITAQQRWSLPETPKDSFAPF; from the coding sequence ATGATAAATAACAATGCACTCGCACAAGCTCGTGCGCTCACTTTACCTTCACGTGAAGCTATGCTAAAACGTGATGCATCTGTTTCAGAATTTTGGAATAACAACAGGAAGTTACTTGAAGATGCTTGGGTAGCATGGGAAATCGAAAATAAAGATAATCTATTAGTCCCTGACGAAACATTACTTGACCCTAAATTAAGAAAAGCAATTAATGATGCTTGGAAAAACCCAGAAAAGGAAAATGCAGTTGCCGATTTATGGGAAGAAATTATTCCTGGAGTTTATACCGTTCAGTTTTTTGATGTTGAGCGTTTAGCAGAATTTCGTAATTATTTAGAAGCAGTTGTGAATTCACAAATTCCTGCGCGTCCTCCATACGGAATTCAATTAAATCGTTATGGAATTATGCTTGATCAGCGTTCAGAAGGTCATCTTGCTGCTGCTAATTTTCAAGCGTTTTATAATGAGATTATGGATCGTTATATGCGTCCGATTGCTCGTTTGTTATTAGGAACTTATGGATATGACAACCAAACATTTGGTTTTTCAATTCAATATAATCCTGATAAGGATAAAGATTTACATCCGCATACTGATGCTTCTGCTGCAACATTAAATATCAATATTAATTTACCAGAGGAAAAATTCACAGGTTCACAAGTAGATTTTCATGATAAATCTACAGGAAAAGTTGTACGTACAGTTTTCGAACCTGGTAAAGCCATAATTCATCGTGGTAATGTTCCACATGCTACACATCCAATCACAAGCGGACAACGTAATAATTTAGTGGTATGGTTGTATGGCGATCGTATGCAAATTCCAAGAGGAAATGCAAGTAGCTACGGTAATTTTGGAAATTCAGTATCAACTGATAATACACCAGAAAACATAACTGCTCAACAACGTTGGAGTTTACCAGAAACACCAAAAGATTCTTTTGCTCCTTTTTAA
- a CDS encoding TrkH family potassium uptake protein, producing the protein MKSSRLKKISSWYKKFKISKSPQMNLVWGFFLYTIIGFILLSIPIFHKEDIHILDHLFISTSAISTTGLVTINVFESYNFFGQFIIMGLIQIGGIGYMTLTTYYLIFTTKKITHWHSKIIGTEFTLPKTIKIKDFIKSVIVFTFIMEIIGAILFYFAFTANGMGNLKAFWFSIFHSISTFCTAGFALFSNGFEGFQNNTFINIIVAILAIAGSLGFIVITDVWYRIKGKSKEISFTTKVILYGFILLLLGGTTLIYFTESSSTLGSESSFMTAFFQTMSAMTTVGFNTIPLNNLSLPILLLITFLMYIGASPSGTAGGMKITTLTAMISILKSRLVGQQKITFLKRIIPFERIYVATSTFMLYTSLIFLFSFLLSYTENFPFERILFEVASALGTVGLSTGITGDLSSIGKICIIILMFIGRVGVLTFGFALLQQKNQDIQHTIKDDLAV; encoded by the coding sequence ATGAAAAGTAGTAGGCTAAAAAAAATATCTTCTTGGTATAAGAAGTTTAAAATTAGTAAATCACCTCAAATGAATTTAGTTTGGGGATTCTTTTTATACACTATTATTGGTTTTATTTTACTGTCTATCCCTATATTTCATAAAGAAGATATTCATATACTTGACCATCTTTTTATTTCAACTTCTGCAATTTCTACCACTGGTTTGGTAACTATAAATGTTTTTGAATCATATAATTTCTTTGGTCAGTTTATTATTATGGGACTAATACAAATTGGTGGTATTGGTTATATGACTCTTACAACGTATTACTTAATTTTTACGACAAAAAAAATAACACATTGGCATAGCAAAATAATTGGTACAGAATTTACATTACCTAAAACAATAAAAATTAAAGACTTTATTAAAAGTGTTATTGTATTTACATTTATAATGGAAATTATAGGTGCTATTCTTTTTTATTTTGCTTTTACAGCTAATGGTATGGGGAACTTAAAAGCCTTTTGGTTTTCTATTTTTCATAGCATCTCAACATTTTGTACAGCAGGATTTGCTTTATTTTCTAATGGTTTTGAAGGATTTCAAAACAATACTTTCATTAATATAATTGTGGCTATACTTGCAATAGCAGGTTCTTTAGGTTTTATTGTTATTACAGATGTTTGGTATCGTATTAAAGGAAAATCAAAAGAAATTTCATTTACTACTAAAGTTATTTTGTATGGCTTTATATTACTTCTTTTAGGTGGTACTACACTTATTTATTTTACAGAATCTTCTTCTACACTCGGATCAGAAAGTAGTTTTATGACAGCTTTCTTTCAAACCATGTCTGCAATGACTACAGTAGGATTTAATACCATACCTCTAAATAACTTATCCTTACCAATTCTATTATTAATCACTTTCTTAATGTATATAGGTGCTTCTCCTTCCGGAACAGCAGGAGGTATGAAAATCACAACATTAACTGCTATGATATCCATTCTAAAAAGTAGATTAGTAGGACAACAAAAAATTACATTTTTAAAAAGAATAATTCCTTTTGAACGAATTTATGTCGCAACCTCAACATTTATGTTATATACAAGCTTAATATTTTTGTTTTCCTTCTTACTTTCTTACACTGAAAATTTTCCTTTTGAAAGAATTTTATTTGAAGTAGCCTCAGCATTGGGTACAGTTGGTTTAAGTACAGGTATTACTGGAGATTTATCAAGTATTGGGAAAATATGTATCATCATTTTAATGTTTATTGGGCGTGTAGGTGTTTTAACTTTTGGATTTGCTTTATTACAGCAAAAAAACCAAGATATACAACATACAATAAAAGATGATTTAGCTGTTTAA